From the Helicobacter pylori genome, one window contains:
- a CDS encoding TatD family hydrolase gives MFIDTHCHLDHKDYENDLDEVLKESLEKGVTQCVIPGADMKDLNRAVGISEKFEGVFFAIGTHPYDVESFDESLFEKFVSHQKCVAIGECGLDYYRLPELNERENYKSKQKEIFKKQIEFSIQHNKPLIIHIREASFDSLNLLKSYPKAFGVLHCFNADSMLLELSDRFYYGIGGVSTFKNAKRLVEILPKIPKNRLLLETDSPYLTPHPFRGTRNSPTYIPLIAQKIAEIIHIETEELASLSTHNAQTLFNFP, from the coding sequence ATGTTTATTGATACGCATTGCCATTTGGATCACAAGGACTATGAAAACGATTTAGACGAAGTGTTAAAAGAGAGTTTAGAAAAAGGCGTTACGCAATGCGTGATTCCGGGCGCGGACATGAAGGATTTGAATAGAGCGGTAGGAATTAGCGAAAAATTTGAAGGCGTGTTTTTTGCCATAGGCACTCACCCTTATGATGTGGAAAGCTTTGATGAAAGCCTGTTTGAAAAGTTTGTCAGCCATCAAAAATGCGTGGCGATAGGCGAATGCGGGCTGGATTACTACCGCTTGCCTGAATTGAATGAGAGAGAAAATTATAAAAGCAAGCAAAAAGAAATTTTTAAAAAACAGATTGAATTTTCTATCCAACACAACAAACCCTTGATCATCCACATCAGAGAGGCGAGTTTTGATAGTTTGAATCTTTTAAAAAGCTATCCTAAGGCTTTTGGGGTGTTGCATTGCTTTAACGCTGATAGCATGCTTTTGGAATTGAGCGATCGTTTTTACTATGGGATAGGAGGGGTTAGCACTTTTAAAAACGCTAAAAGACTGGTAGAGATCCTCCCTAAAATCCCTAAAAACAGGCTTCTTTTAGAAACCGATTCGCCTTATCTAACCCCACACCCTTTTAGAGGCACTAGGAATAGCCCCACTTATATCCCTTTAATCGCTCAAAAAATTGCCGAAATCATCCACATAGAAACTGAAGAGCTCGCTTCTTTAAGCACGCATAACGCTCAAACGCTCTTTAACTTCCCCTAA